The sequence GCACCACGATCCTGGTTCGTATCGCGACAAAGGAACATATATGCAACGTACAGCTACTCTACGCTCCTCCGTGCTGGTCGCAGCCCTCACCGCGGGTTCGATCGTGCTCGCGGCCACGCCCGCCTCCTCCGTCGCCGGCGGGACCGCCGCCGGGACCGCCCATGCGTACACGGCCGAGATCACCGTCGGCGACCACGACCGCGGCTGTTCCGGCACCCTCGTCGACGCCGAATGGCTGCTGACCGCGGCCAGTTGCTTCGCCGAGGACCCGGCCGCCGGTACGGCCGTCCCGGCGGGCGTACCGCGGCAGAGGACCACCGCCGTCATCGGGCGCGCGGACCTGACCGGCACCCAGGGCGCCGAGCGCCGCATCGTGGAGCTCGTGCCGCGAACGGACCGGGACGTGGTCCTGGCCCGGCTGAACCGGCCCGTCACCGCTGTCACCCCCATCGCTCTGGCCACCACCGCCCCCACCGCCGGTGAGGAGCTGGCGTTCGCCGGATACGGGCGGACCCAGGACGAGTGGGCGCCCCTGAAGCTGCACACCGGCACCTACACCGTCGACTCCGCCGACGGCACCACGGCGGCGGTCACCGGCAAGGACGGGGCCGCCGCCTGCGCCGGTGACTCGGGCGGCCCCGTGGTCCGTTCGTCCGGTGGCACGGCCACCCTCGCGGCCCTGGTCAGCCGTTCCTTCCAGGGCGGTTGCTTCGGGACGGACGAGACCGTGACCGCCACCGGAGGCGTGGCCGCCCGGGTGGACGACCTGACGTCCTGGGTCGAGAGCCAGACCGGGAAGGCCCGCATCACCGACTTCAACGGGGACGGGGTCGAGGACATCGCGATCGGCGACCCGAAGGCCACCGTGGGAGGTCACGTGGCCGCGGGACTCGTCCGGATCGTCCACGGCGGGGGCAAGGGCACCGCCGAGATCAACCAGGACCTCGACTGGGTGCCCGGAGGGGCCGAGGACGGTGACTGGTTCGGGGAGTCCCTGGCCACCGTCGACTACAACGAGGACGGATACACGGACCTGGTCGTCGGCATCCCCGCCGAGGACGTGGGCAGCGAGGCCAACGCCGGCTTCGTCGACGTGCTCTACGGCGGCAGCGGCGGCCTGGGCACCGGCACCCAGAAGTACACGCACCTGGAGCAGGGTGTCGGATCCGGTGCCATCGCCGGCTCCGCCTCCGAAGCGGGCGACCGGATGGGCCACTCCGTCGCGGCCGGCACCACCGCCGCCGGGGAACCGTGGCTGCTGATCGGCGTCCCCGGAGAGGCCCTCGGCGCCGTCAAGGCCGCGGGAATGGCCTTCTACGTCCGTGGCGGCACGAGCGTTTCCCTGCACCAGGACAAGCCCGGTGTGCCCGGCGGGGTGGAGGCGGACGACGCCTTCGGCTCCAGCGTCACCGGCGACGCCCATCACTTGGCTGTCGGCGTTCCCGGCGAGGCCATCGGGACGAACAAGGAGTCCGGCGCGGTGGCCCTCTTCGGC is a genomic window of Streptomyces sp. YPW6 containing:
- a CDS encoding trypsin-like serine protease, yielding MQRTATLRSSVLVAALTAGSIVLAATPASSVAGGTAAGTAHAYTAEITVGDHDRGCSGTLVDAEWLLTAASCFAEDPAAGTAVPAGVPRQRTTAVIGRADLTGTQGAERRIVELVPRTDRDVVLARLNRPVTAVTPIALATTAPTAGEELAFAGYGRTQDEWAPLKLHTGTYTVDSADGTTAAVTGKDGAAACAGDSGGPVVRSSGGTATLAALVSRSFQGGCFGTDETVTATGGVAARVDDLTSWVESQTGKARITDFNGDGVEDIAIGDPKATVGGHVAAGLVRIVHGGGKGTAEINQDLDWVPGGAEDGDWFGESLATVDYNEDGYTDLVVGIPAEDVGSEANAGFVDVLYGGSGGLGTGTQKYTHLEQGVGSGAIAGSASEAGDRMGHSVAAGTTAAGEPWLLIGVPGEALGAVKAAGMAFYVRGGTSVSLHQDKPGVPGGVEADDAFGSSVTGDAHHLAVGVPGEAIGTNKESGAVALFGHTLDAQGMPTVVGGLDQDTESVSGAAEPGDEFGASVAMADYRVSGASQDRASVLVIGSPGEDLTVDGSDRVDAGRAILVRIDASGTWTYLRSLNSGTNDDDVTGTAETGDRFAETVAVVNTAPRQVGSTGTMRIAVGAPGEAIGTVAGAGAVTTFSPFGAAGAADRWLEAGDGDGIPVSPGTGHHLGRSLHFTSTHLYVGMPYGPSAHGALYALPISNVTAGGVIAPVTAYEPGTGGLPATGARFGWAAR